One part of the Chryseobacterium sp. 7 genome encodes these proteins:
- a CDS encoding TonB-dependent receptor, with the protein MKNKKQGNFLPKAGIIAFTFLFFNFAEAQQQLIELSGSIKNTDTRKGLDSVKVQIENTQDNAFTDQLGNFKLRTRVTIPFRVVIQKEGFTGQTVEILSPSNKITIGLNPQNTIIDDVVISASRVPEKILRSPIAIEKIDIKTIRESPAASFYETLENVKGLQLLTSSLTLKIPNSRGFNSPNNFRFMQLVDGVDVQSATLGVPLGNAIGPTELDIQSMEVTPGAASALYGMNAINGLASLQTKDPFTSEGISVYFRGGVNHVDNFNHKISSLGESAIRFAKVINKNFAVKVNASYFSGTDWISNNLTDQNSGSLVTANPNFALANNPAEDLWNKYGDERNNRVAVKVDYNGKPTTFNVSRTGYLEKDLVSPDVKNIKFDAGLYYRFGDQWRTSYVYRYGLLDGTFQRGNKIRLQNATVQNHKIELTGKELTFRAYVSIENTGDSYNLKPLADNLDLTNLSNTNWRNIFQTALQNNLNAGANLNDAFILARQQADKNRVVPGTAAFEQLKNTIIGINNWDSANGGVAGAPATGGAKLEQKSRFYQGELTYDFSRFVKIFNLLAGVDYRLYSITPDGNNFVDFDRPVNERNIPLANGTFGKDVIYQKYGAFAQITKLFFNDKLKINAALRIDRNPEFEAKLNPRISVVYSPVKEHNFRASFQNGYRFPSLFEALSFVNNGNVRRVGGLSKVNDGLGYLENSYTLASIDKFTSAVNADVDAGKTQAQAAQDNKQLLTVANLQKLQPEKINSFEVGYKSAFFNNKLVLDWDFYYNIYEGFLGQVEVAVPKNSQVGSNTAVLAMLDRSKQDRYRVYTNSNSTYKSYGTSLGIRYNITGNYNVNTNVSYNDLASNNSSDLFITAFNTPKWMVNVSVGNREIVKNIGFTLVARWQSGFMWESPLASGAIPAYYTIDAQATWKLPEIRANIKIGATNLLNRRYFQYAAGPEIGGLYYLAFTYDLKL; encoded by the coding sequence ATGAAAAACAAAAAGCAGGGAAATTTTCTACCAAAAGCAGGTATTATTGCATTCACATTTCTATTCTTTAACTTCGCAGAAGCACAGCAGCAGCTTATAGAGCTTAGCGGAAGCATCAAAAATACAGATACACGAAAAGGTCTTGACTCCGTAAAAGTACAGATCGAAAATACACAGGATAACGCATTTACAGATCAGCTGGGTAACTTTAAGCTCAGAACAAGGGTTACCATTCCGTTTCGAGTGGTCATTCAAAAAGAAGGTTTTACAGGTCAAACCGTTGAAATCCTTTCCCCTTCCAACAAAATAACGATAGGTCTTAATCCACAGAACACCATCATTGATGATGTGGTAATTTCTGCCTCCAGAGTTCCGGAAAAAATATTAAGATCACCGATTGCCATTGAAAAAATTGATATTAAAACCATCAGAGAAAGTCCGGCAGCTTCGTTCTATGAAACATTGGAAAATGTAAAAGGACTTCAGCTTTTAACCTCAAGTCTTACGTTGAAAATTCCTAATTCGAGAGGTTTCAATTCACCTAATAATTTTCGATTCATGCAGCTGGTAGACGGGGTAGATGTACAGTCGGCAACGTTGGGAGTGCCATTGGGAAATGCAATAGGACCTACCGAACTGGATATCCAGTCTATGGAAGTCACTCCCGGAGCCGCTTCAGCATTGTACGGAATGAATGCCATCAACGGACTGGCCAGTTTACAGACCAAAGATCCGTTTACATCCGAAGGAATAAGCGTTTATTTCCGTGGCGGGGTGAATCATGTAGACAATTTTAATCATAAAATAAGTTCCCTGGGCGAAAGCGCCATTCGTTTTGCAAAAGTGATCAATAAAAATTTCGCTGTTAAAGTCAATGCCTCATATTTCAGTGGAACAGACTGGATTTCAAACAATCTGACTGATCAGAATTCAGGATCATTGGTCACAGCCAATCCTAATTTTGCGCTTGCCAACAATCCGGCAGAAGACCTTTGGAATAAATATGGTGATGAAAGAAATAACCGTGTAGCTGTAAAGGTAGATTACAACGGAAAGCCTACCACATTCAATGTTTCCAGAACAGGATATCTGGAGAAAGATCTTGTGAGTCCGGATGTGAAAAATATCAAGTTTGATGCGGGATTATACTACCGTTTCGGAGATCAGTGGAGAACATCTTACGTGTATCGTTATGGCTTACTGGACGGAACTTTCCAGAGAGGAAATAAAATCCGTTTGCAAAATGCTACTGTTCAGAACCACAAAATAGAACTGACAGGAAAGGAACTTACTTTCAGGGCTTATGTCTCGATAGAAAATACAGGAGATTCTTATAATCTGAAACCTTTGGCAGATAATCTTGATCTCACTAATCTTTCCAATACCAACTGGAGAAATATATTCCAAACAGCTCTTCAGAATAATCTGAATGCAGGAGCCAATCTTAATGACGCTTTTATTCTTGCTCGCCAACAGGCAGATAAAAACAGAGTCGTACCGGGAACTGCAGCCTTCGAACAGTTGAAAAATACCATTATCGGAATCAACAACTGGGATTCCGCAAATGGAGGAGTAGCAGGTGCTCCGGCAACGGGAGGGGCAAAACTTGAACAGAAATCCCGCTTTTATCAGGGAGAGCTTACTTATGATTTCAGCAGATTTGTGAAGATTTTCAATCTTCTGGCTGGTGTAGATTACCGTCTGTACAGTATTACTCCGGATGGAAACAATTTTGTTGATTTCGACCGTCCTGTGAATGAAAGAAACATTCCTTTAGCCAACGGCACCTTTGGGAAAGATGTTATTTATCAGAAATATGGAGCTTTTGCTCAGATTACCAAGCTTTTCTTTAATGATAAATTAAAAATCAACGCTGCTTTACGGATCGACAGAAATCCCGAATTTGAAGCCAAATTAAATCCGAGAATCAGTGTTGTTTATTCTCCGGTTAAAGAGCATAATTTCAGAGCTTCTTTTCAGAACGGATATCGTTTTCCATCCTTGTTTGAAGCACTTTCTTTCGTAAACAACGGAAATGTAAGAAGAGTGGGAGGTCTTTCAAAAGTAAATGACGGATTAGGTTATCTGGAAAATTCCTATACACTGGCTTCTATTGATAAATTCACCTCAGCAGTGAATGCAGATGTAGACGCCGGAAAAACTCAGGCTCAGGCCGCTCAGGATAACAAACAACTTTTAACTGTAGCCAATCTGCAGAAGTTACAGCCAGAAAAGATCAATTCATTTGAAGTAGGGTATAAGTCTGCTTTTTTCAATAATAAACTGGTGCTGGACTGGGATTTCTACTACAATATTTACGAAGGATTCCTTGGTCAGGTAGAAGTAGCTGTTCCAAAAAACAGCCAGGTAGGAAGCAATACGGCAGTTCTTGCAATGCTCGATAGAAGCAAACAGGACCGTTACAGGGTTTATACCAACAGCAACAGTACTTATAAAAGCTATGGAACCTCTTTAGGAATTCGTTATAATATTACAGGAAATTATAATGTCAATACCAATGTTTCCTATAATGATCTTGCATCCAATAATAGTTCAGACCTGTTTATCACAGCTTTCAACACTCCAAAATGGATGGTGAATGTAAGTGTAGGAAACAGAGAAATTGTTAAAAATATAGGGTTTACCCTTGTGGCAAGATGGCAAAGTGGCTTTATGTGGGAAAGTCCTTTAGCATCAGGAGCAATTCCGGCTTATTACACGATTGATGCTCAGGCCACATGGAAGCTTCCTGAAATTCGTGCAAATATTAAAATTGGAGCTACCAATTTACTGAACCGCCGTTATTTCCAGTATGCAGCAGGTCCTGAAATCGGAGGACTGTACTATCTCGCTTTTACTTATGATTTAAAACTGTAA